One window of the Helicoverpa zea isolate HzStark_Cry1AcR chromosome 7, ilHelZeax1.1, whole genome shotgun sequence genome contains the following:
- the LOC124631843 gene encoding uncharacterized protein LOC124631843, with protein sequence MAPRETPKPTTKVQRNVKDLPAKGRASPVGAIKKTVLVKKTVDKTPLKINKLNVEPRTTRQRTSTVPNAASPKPKENRSVPVPSSVTKSGKKKPSWKRRPLPAHSGVPIPEKMKKIMEKQFLDSEFAL encoded by the exons ATGGCGCCCCGAGAAACACCAAAACCGACGACTAAAGTGCAGCGTAATGTGAAGGACTTGCCAGCCAAAGGCAGAGCGTCACCGGTTGGGGCGATTAAAAAAACCGTTTTGGTCAAGAAGACCGTGGATAAAACTCCCCTTAAAA TAAATAAACTGAACGTGGAACCAAGGACAACAAGGCAACGGACCAGTACAGTTCCGAATGCAGCTTCGCCAAAACCCAAAGAAAATAGATCAGTTCCTGTACCAAGCAGTGTGACTAAAAGTGGTAAGAAGAAACCTTCATGGAAGCGACGCCCTTTGCCTGCTCACTCTGGTGTGCCAATACCAGAgaagatgaaaaaaataatggagAAACAATTTTTGGATTCGGAATTCGCattataa